Below is a window of Planococcus rifietoensis DNA.
TTCACCGCGGATCCCGTGGGTATTGACTATTTTTCCTACGTTAAACCATTCCACGCACAAACACCCTTCCTGTATTTTTTCCTGAAAAAAAAGGAAGGAACCGGGGCTCCTTCCTTTCAATCCACAATATCAAGGTACGTTTTCTTCTTATGATAATTTCCTGCTGCTGAATAGACGACAGAGCGTACAGCTTTCGCCACACGTCCTTGCTTGCCGATGACTTTCCCTGTATCGCTTTGATGCACGGAAAGCTTGTAGACGACTCGGTTAGTGTTTTCGTCTTTTTCAACACGAACTGCTTCCGGATAATCAACTAGCGGCTTGACGATCGTTTCAATCAGCTGCTCCATAAGAACGCTCCCTTACTTGTTTAGTTTTTCGTTATGGAATTTCTCCATAATGCCGTTCTGAGAGAACAAGTTGCGTACTGTGTCAGATGGTTTAGCGCCATCGTGAAGCCATTTCAACGCCAATTCTTCGTCGATTTTAACTTCAGCTGGAACTGTCAGTGGGTTGTAAGTACCTACTGTTTTGATTTGACGGCCGTCACGTGGAGCACGTGAATCAGCGACTACGATACGGTAGAAAGGAGACTTTTTAGCTCCCATACGTTTTAAGCGAATTTTTACTGCCATTTTATAAAGCACCTCCGAATAGTTTCACACAAGATATTATATTAGCAAGCTTTAAAAGGTTTGTAAAGTATTTTTTCTTAACACTACCAAATTTACTTGAAAAGCGAGTCCAGGCCTGGCATCGACATCTTTTTCTTGCCCTTTTTGCCGGCCATTCCGGACATTTGTTTCATCATTTTCTTCATGTCTTCAAACTGCTTGAGCAGCCTGTTGACGTCTTGGATGGACGTTCCGGAACCGCGTGCAATCCGTTTTTTGCGGTTTGCATTGATGATTTCGGGAGTCGTCTTCTCCTGGATCGTCATCGAGCGGATGATCGCTTCGACGCGCCCCATTTGGCTCTCGTCCACTTTGGCGTTTTCGAGGCCTTTGATTTTACCCGCACCTGGGAGCATCTTCAAAATTTCATCGAGCGGCCCCATTTGCTTTACTTGATCCAATTGCTCAAGGAAATCATCGAATGTGAACGAAGACGTTCGGAATTTCTCTTCCAATTCCTTTGCCTTGGCCTCATCGACGTTCGTTTGCGCTTTTTCGATCAAGGAGAGCATATCGCCCATGCCGAGTATGCGGGAAGCCATGCGCTCTGGGTGGAATGGTTCAAGCGCGTCCATCTTCTCGCCTGTACCGATATACTTGATCGGTTTTTCGGTGACGGTACGGATCGACAATGCCGCACCGCCGCGCGTATCACCGTCAAGTTTCGTCAAGACGACCCCTGTGATGCCGATTGCGTCATCGAAGCTCTGCGCGACGTTGACTGCATCCTGACCGGTCATCGCATCGACGACGAGGAAAATTTCATCCGGCTCTTTGATCGAACGGATATCTTTCAATTCCTGCATCAATTGCTCATCGACATGCAGGCGGCCCGCCGTATCGATGATGACCGTATCGAGATGTTCCGCTTTAGCATGTTCGATCGCTTCACGGGCGATGTCGACAGGGTTTGCATCCGTGCCTTTGGAGAACACCGGCAGCGATAATTGCTTGCCGATCGTCTCGAGCTGGTTGATCGCAGCCGGGCGGTAAACGTCCGCTGCGACGAGCAATGGCTTGCGGTTGTTCTTTTTGCGGAGCACGCCTGCAAGCTTACCGGTCGTCGTTGTCTTACCGGCCCCTTGCAAACCGACCATCATGATGACAGTCGGCTGGCGTGTCGCAAATTCAATTTTGCTTTGTTCGCCGCCCATTAATTCAGTCAGTTCATCTTTGACGATTTTTACGACTTGCTGGCCTGGCGTCAAACTCTCCATCACTTCAAGGCCGACAGCGCGTTCGCTGACTTTCTTGATGAACGATTTGACGACTTTCAAGTTGACATCCGCTTCGATCAAGGCAAAGCGGACTTCGCGCATCATCTCTTTTACGTCTGCTTCGGACAATTTCCCCTTGCCTTTGATTTTGGTCATCGTTCCTTGCAGGCGTTCAGATAATCCTTCAAATGCCACTATTACCGCCTCCTAGTCCCATTCCTTCAATTCATCCAAAAATTTCTGGACATTGTCATCAGTGAATGGCTGTTTTTCAAAAGTCGAGACGAGTTGCTGGCGCCGCTGGAATTTCTCGAACAGCTGCAACTTCTCCTCATATTCTTCAAGCATCGCTTCGGTCCGGCGGATATTGTCGTACACCGCTTGGCGGGTGATTTCATATTCTTCGGCAATTTCGCCGAGCGAATGGTCGTCCAGATAATACAAGCTCATATAGCTGCGCTGTTTGGGCGTCAGCAGCTCCTGATAGAAATCAAAAAGATAGTTCATTCTTGTCGTTTTTTCCAGTCCCATCAATGACGCTCACCCCATTCATACTCCTGTATACCATACTGAATCCCGAAGCCTCCGTCAAGTAATTTTACTTGTCTGAGCCCATTTCTTCCTGCTCTTCCCGGTCCAAGCCTTCGGCAAATAAGCCGTAGACGTATTTCTGCGGGTCGAACGGCTGAAGGTCATCTAGTTTTTCGCCCAGCCCGACAAATTTCACCGGGATATTGAGCTTGTTGCGAATCGCCAGGACAATTCCGCCTTTTGCGGTCCCGTCGAGTTTCGTCAAGACGATGCCCGTCACTTCCGTCACTTCTTTAAAGGTCTGGGCTTGAATCATAGCGTTTTGCCCTGTCGTCGCATCAAGTGCAAGCAGCACTTCATGAGGCGCCCCTGGAATTTCACGGGCAATGACGCGATGCACTTTCTGCAATTCATTCATCAAATTGACTTTGTTCTGCAGGCGGCCCGCCGTATCGCAGATCAAGACATCGATATTGCGCGATTTCGCGGCCCGCACGGCGTCGTACATGACCGCTGCCGGATCGGATCCTTCGCTTTGCTTGATGGTTTCAACGCCGACGCGCTGCCCCCAAACATCGAGCTGGTCGATCGCTCCGGCACGGAACGTGTCACCTGCTGCGAGCATGACCGACTTACCTTCATTTTTCAGGCGCTGCGCCAATTTTCCGATGGTTGTCGTTTTACCGACGCCATTGACGCCGACCATCAAGATGACAGTCGGGCCCGATTCGGCAAAGGTCAATTCGCTCAATTCCTGATCGCCTGCTTCGTAGATTTCGACAAGTTTCTCAGAAATGACCGACTGTACATTGGAAGTGTCTTTGACATTCTGTCGCTGCACTTCATAACGCAGTTCTTCCATCAGTTCGATGACCGTCTCAAAGCCGACGTCTGCCTGCAATAGCACTTCTTCCAATTCTTCGAAAAAGTCTTCATCGACTTTGCGGTAACGAGCGACCAAATCATTGATCTTCGACGTAAAGCCGGTCCGCGTTTTGCTTAAGCCTTCGCGGTATTTCTCGGTTGATTGTTCTTCTTCTACATTATTGCTGAATTTATCTTTTAATTTCTTAAAGAAACTCATCGACTCACTCCTTATTTGATGTCTTCCTGCAATTTTACGGAAACCAGTTTGGAAATACCCGATTCCTGCATCGTGATGCCATATAGCACATCAGCGCCTTCCATCGTGCCTTTGCGATGGGTGATGACGATAAACTGTGTGTCTTCACTGAATTTTTTCAAGTACTGACTGTAACGCACGACATTCGATTCATCAAGCGCCGCTTCGACTTCATCTAGTACACAGAACGGCACGGGGCGCACTTTCAAGATGGCGAACAGCAAGGCGATTGCCGTGAGTGCCCGTTCACCGCCGGACAACAAGCTCAAATTCTGCAGCTTCTTGCCTGGCGGCTGTGCAATGATATCGACGCCTGTCATGAGCAAGTCCGATGGGTTGGTCAACACCAGATCCGCAGAACCGCCGCCGAACAATTCGCGGAATACATGGCGGAAGTGGCTGCGGATGGCATGGAAGGTTTCGTCAAAACGCAAAGTCATCTCCTCATCCATTTCTGCGATCAAGGTGCGAAGCGTGTCTTTCGCTTCATTCAGATCATCCCGCTGCTCGCTTAAGAAGCGATGGCGTTCCGCCACATGTTCATATTCCTCGATGGCGCCAATATTGACGCTGCCGAGCTCTTCAATCGATTGTTTCAGAAGCTTCACTTGCTTTCTGACAGCGGCTTCCTCCCCTTCTAGCGGGTAGCGGCTTGCCGCTTCAAGATCCATTTCGTAATGATCTTCGAGCTGTCCGAGAAGCCCCTGCAGTTGCACTTCAAGGCGCGTCGCCTTCACTTCACAGATGCGCACAGCTTCTGTAAAGCCTTTATGGATGCGGCTTTGTTCACGCAGCTGCTGTTCTTCCACGTCAAGCGCTTGCTGCAATGTGTGGCGCTCTTTGCGGGAAGCATCGACGGTGTCGTTCGCTGACTGTCGTGCATCGGACCATCTTTGGATTTCTGACTCGATTTCTTCGTCTGAAAAGTTTTTCGCCGCTTCTTCCGATTGAATCCATTCCAGCTCGCGTTCAAGCTCACCGAGCCTGTTGCGGCTGGCTGTGCGGCGTTCCAATAATTCATCCACCTGCACCGTGAGCTGCTGAATGCGTTCTTTGCGGACTGCCATGTCTGATTTGAATTCGGCGAGTTTCGACAGCAATTCACCTCTGGCTGTTTCTTTTTGCTGCTTGAAGCCAGTCAATTCTTCAATTTCGTTGTTCAAGCCTGCTAATTCGCTGGCGATCGCGTCCATGCGGCCAGCCGCTTCTTCCCTGCGTGAAGCAAGGCCGGAGAGATCCTGCTTGTTCTGCTGTTCTGCACGGAATAGCGCAAAGCGGCTGTCGGTCGTTTTCCACACCGCCTCGATTTCCCGCAGATGCATCGCGCTTTCCGCCTCAAGCTCTCGGTAGCGCTCTCCTTCTGTGCGAAGATGTTCTAATTGCTCTTTCGCGATTTCTGCACGCGATTGCAATTCACGGACTTTCTGTTCGGCTTCTTCAATGGTGCTTTGAAGTTCAGTTGCCTGCTGCTGCAATTGCTCCAGTTCTGCTTTTCTCGTAAAGAACGAGGCCTGGTTTTTCGTTGCGCCGCCTGTCATGGAACCTCCGGCATTAATAACATCGCCATCCAATGTCACAACGCGGTACCGGTGGCCGATTGCTTTGGCTATCGATGTCGCGCCCTCGAGCTCTTTTGCCACAAGGACATTGCCGAGCAGGTTTTGGAAAATCATCGCGTACTGGTCGTCATAGCTGACAAGTTGTGACGCAATGTCCACAAATGAAGGATGTGCCGAAACTGATTGCACCACTTGCTGGGAGATCTGCCTCGGTTTCATGATCGTCATCGGGAGGAACGTAGAACGTCCTGCGCGTTTGGTTCTCAAAAAACGGATTGCTTCGCTGGCACTTTTTTCATCGCTCGTGACGATATGCTGGCTGGCTGCGCCAAATGCCGTTTCAATCGCTTTGGCATATGACTTTTGAACATCCGCCAATTCTGCCACAGCGCCGATGATGCCATTTAATTCGTTGCGCTCCCTTGCCTGCAAGACTTCGCGCACCCCATGGAAGAATCCGGAGTAATCGGCTTCTAAATCCTGCAAGGTCTCAATGCGTGCAGATAGTTGTTTATGGGATTGGTACGCCTGGAACAAGAGGGATTTCTTGTGATCGTAATCCGCGGCTAATTGTTTTGCGCCGGTTTCTTGTTCTTTGAAATGCTGTCGTTTGCGGTCAAGGTCCGCGTGGATTTCTTCATACGCTTTTTCCGCTTGCTGTTTTTCTTTCAATAGGCGTGCAAGTTCTTTTTCGAACGATTGCTGTTGGGCGGTAATGCGGCCGCTCGATTCCGTCATTTGCTGCTGTTGGAAATCGATGTTTTTCAGTTCGTTTTTCAAGCCTGCCTGTTCGTTCATCAATTCGATATAGAGGGATTTCTTCGCTTCAATTTCATTGTCGATATCAGCAGGGGTCAAATTCAATTGCGCTTCTAGCTGCTGAATCGACTTGCGGGTCTTCTGCTGATCCATCTTCTGCTGTTCGAGGGAAGCGCCTTGTTCTGCGTGACGCTGTTCGAGCTTGGCAGTTTCTTCACGCTCAGCCTTGATTGACTCTTCCAAGGCCTGGCGCTGGCGGTCTGCATTATGCTTTTTCTCGTGCATCAGCAATTTGCGGCCTTCCCATTTTTCGGCTTCCGAACTTGCTTCAACGAGCGCCGCTTGTGCTGTATCGATTTTTTTATCCAGTGCATGCACCGACCGCTTCGAAGCGGCAATCAATTGTTCCGTTTCTGAAATTTCGCCCGCCAGACGCTGCTCTTCCGCTGCGTGCTGCAAAGCTTCTTGCGACAGCTCTGATAGTTGTGCCTTCAATGCATTGGCATCGTACGCCAATAGCGCAATATCCGCGTCTTTTAATTGGGCGCTCATGTCGAGGTAATCGCGTGCTGCGGATGCTTGCATCTGCAACGGCTCCATCCGCCCATCGAGCTCATGCAGGATATCGAGCACACGGTTCAAGTTTTCGTCCGTTTCGTTCAATTTGAATTCGGCTTTCCGTTTACGCTGTTTGTATTTCAATACTCCGGCCGCTTCTTCAAAAATGGAACGCCGCTCGTCCGCTTTGCTATTGAGGATTTCATCCACGCGCCCTTGGGAAATGATGGAAAACGCTTCTTTTCCCAGTCCCGAATCCATAAACAGATCGGTGATATCCTTTAGTCGGCACGGCTGCTTGTTCAATAGATATGCACTTTCGCCACTGCGAAAAACCCTTCTCGTTACGCTGATTTCGCTGTAATCGAGAGGGGCTTTGCCGTCCGTATTATCCAACACCAATGTAACTTCCGCAAAATTAAGCGCTTTTCTTGAATCGCTTCCGGCGAAAATCACATCTTCCATTTTCGCTCCGCGCAGCGATTTTGCGGATTGCTCGCCAAGAACCCAACGGATTGCATCGGTTACATTGCTTTTGCCGCTGCCATTCGGCCCAACAACGGCGGTAACGCCAGGGACGAAATCGATGCCGACACGGTCGGCGAACGATTTAAATCCGATTACTTCCAATCTTTTCAAAAACATGTTCAATCCTCCGCTGTTTCCTGCAATTTACGGATGGCAAGCTGCGCTGCCTTCTGCTCCGCTTCTTTTTTGGAGCGTCCGTCGCCTAGGCCCAGTTCCTGATCGCCCAAGGAAACGCGCGTCACAAAAATACGGCTATGTGCAGGACCTTTTTCTTCGATGATTTCATAATTCAAGGTGCCGGTATTTTTCTGCTGTACCAGCTCCTGCAATTGGCTTTTATAATCCATCGCATGAGAAAAAGCACCGACTTCCACTTTTGGGAATAGCACTACCTCTAAAAAGGCTACAACCTTCTCAAGCCCCTGATCCAAATAAAGCGCTCCGACAAATGATTCGAAGACGTCCGCAAGAAGTGCCGGGCGCGTTCTGCCTCCTGTCAATTCCTCGCCTTTGCCGAGTAGAATGTATTTGCCAAAATCCAGTTCGTTGGCAAATAGCACAAGAGACGGCTCACAGACGATCGATGCGCGCAGTTTGGTCAGTTCGCCTTCAGCCATTTCGGGGTATTTCATATAGAGGAAATGCGATACCGACAATTCCAATACGGCGTCGCCTAAAAATTCCAGGCGCTCATTGTCCGTGAATTGTCTTCTTCGATGCTCATTCACATAAGATGAATGGGTAAATGCCTGCTGCAGAAGGGCAGGTTGTTCAAACTGGATATCCAGCTCTTTTTGCAATTGCTCAAATGCCTGTTTCGCGCTTTCTTTCAGCGCCATTTGTT
It encodes the following:
- a CDS encoding KH domain-containing protein, which produces MEQLIETIVKPLVDYPEAVRVEKDENTNRVVYKLSVHQSDTGKVIGKQGRVAKAVRSVVYSAAGNYHKKKTYLDIVD
- the rpsP gene encoding 30S ribosomal protein S16, with the protein product MAVKIRLKRMGAKKSPFYRIVVADSRAPRDGRQIKTVGTYNPLTVPAEVKIDEELALKWLHDGAKPSDTVRNLFSQNGIMEKFHNEKLNK
- the ffh gene encoding signal recognition particle protein; its protein translation is MAFEGLSERLQGTMTKIKGKGKLSEADVKEMMREVRFALIEADVNLKVVKSFIKKVSERAVGLEVMESLTPGQQVVKIVKDELTELMGGEQSKIEFATRQPTVIMMVGLQGAGKTTTTGKLAGVLRKKNNRKPLLVAADVYRPAAINQLETIGKQLSLPVFSKGTDANPVDIAREAIEHAKAEHLDTVIIDTAGRLHVDEQLMQELKDIRSIKEPDEIFLVVDAMTGQDAVNVAQSFDDAIGITGVVLTKLDGDTRGGAALSIRTVTEKPIKYIGTGEKMDALEPFHPERMASRILGMGDMLSLIEKAQTNVDEAKAKELEEKFRTSSFTFDDFLEQLDQVKQMGPLDEILKMLPGAGKIKGLENAKVDESQMGRVEAIIRSMTIQEKTTPEIINANRKKRIARGSGTSIQDVNRLLKQFEDMKKMMKQMSGMAGKKGKKKMSMPGLDSLFK
- a CDS encoding putative DNA-binding protein, encoding MGLEKTTRMNYLFDFYQELLTPKQRSYMSLYYLDDHSLGEIAEEYEITRQAVYDNIRRTEAMLEEYEEKLQLFEKFQRRQQLVSTFEKQPFTDDNVQKFLDELKEWD
- the ftsY gene encoding signal recognition particle-docking protein FtsY; amino-acid sequence: MSFFKKLKDKFSNNVEEEQSTEKYREGLSKTRTGFTSKINDLVARYRKVDEDFFEELEEVLLQADVGFETVIELMEELRYEVQRQNVKDTSNVQSVISEKLVEIYEAGDQELSELTFAESGPTVILMVGVNGVGKTTTIGKLAQRLKNEGKSVMLAAGDTFRAGAIDQLDVWGQRVGVETIKQSEGSDPAAVMYDAVRAAKSRNIDVLICDTAGRLQNKVNLMNELQKVHRVIAREIPGAPHEVLLALDATTGQNAMIQAQTFKEVTEVTGIVLTKLDGTAKGGIVLAIRNKLNIPVKFVGLGEKLDDLQPFDPQKYVYGLFAEGLDREEQEEMGSDK
- the smc gene encoding chromosome segregation protein SMC, giving the protein MFLKRLEVIGFKSFADRVGIDFVPGVTAVVGPNGSGKSNVTDAIRWVLGEQSAKSLRGAKMEDVIFAGSDSRKALNFAEVTLVLDNTDGKAPLDYSEISVTRRVFRSGESAYLLNKQPCRLKDITDLFMDSGLGKEAFSIISQGRVDEILNSKADERRSIFEEAAGVLKYKQRKRKAEFKLNETDENLNRVLDILHELDGRMEPLQMQASAARDYLDMSAQLKDADIALLAYDANALKAQLSELSQEALQHAAEEQRLAGEISETEQLIAASKRSVHALDKKIDTAQAALVEASSEAEKWEGRKLLMHEKKHNADRQRQALEESIKAEREETAKLEQRHAEQGASLEQQKMDQQKTRKSIQQLEAQLNLTPADIDNEIEAKKSLYIELMNEQAGLKNELKNIDFQQQQMTESSGRITAQQQSFEKELARLLKEKQQAEKAYEEIHADLDRKRQHFKEQETGAKQLAADYDHKKSLLFQAYQSHKQLSARIETLQDLEADYSGFFHGVREVLQARERNELNGIIGAVAELADVQKSYAKAIETAFGAASQHIVTSDEKSASEAIRFLRTKRAGRSTFLPMTIMKPRQISQQVVQSVSAHPSFVDIASQLVSYDDQYAMIFQNLLGNVLVAKELEGATSIAKAIGHRYRVVTLDGDVINAGGSMTGGATKNQASFFTRKAELEQLQQQATELQSTIEEAEQKVRELQSRAEIAKEQLEHLRTEGERYRELEAESAMHLREIEAVWKTTDSRFALFRAEQQNKQDLSGLASRREEAAGRMDAIASELAGLNNEIEELTGFKQQKETARGELLSKLAEFKSDMAVRKERIQQLTVQVDELLERRTASRNRLGELERELEWIQSEEAAKNFSDEEIESEIQRWSDARQSANDTVDASRKERHTLQQALDVEEQQLREQSRIHKGFTEAVRICEVKATRLEVQLQGLLGQLEDHYEMDLEAASRYPLEGEEAAVRKQVKLLKQSIEELGSVNIGAIEEYEHVAERHRFLSEQRDDLNEAKDTLRTLIAEMDEEMTLRFDETFHAIRSHFRHVFRELFGGGSADLVLTNPSDLLMTGVDIIAQPPGKKLQNLSLLSGGERALTAIALLFAILKVRPVPFCVLDEVEAALDESNVVRYSQYLKKFSEDTQFIVITHRKGTMEGADVLYGITMQESGISKLVSVKLQEDIK
- the rnc gene encoding ribonuclease III; amino-acid sequence: MAMKRKPKHTKQMALKESAKQAFEQLQKELDIQFEQPALLQQAFTHSSYVNEHRRRQFTDNERLEFLGDAVLELSVSHFLYMKYPEMAEGELTKLRASIVCEPSLVLFANELDFGKYILLGKGEELTGGRTRPALLADVFESFVGALYLDQGLEKVVAFLEVVLFPKVEVGAFSHAMDYKSQLQELVQQKNTGTLNYEIIEEKGPAHSRIFVTRVSLGDQELGLGDGRSKKEAEQKAAQLAIRKLQETAED